The sequence CTTGGATGAGCCAGAACTGCAAAAGATCTTGCAGACTTTGTCAATAGGCGGCGATTGTCAGCAATGGTCGTCCGATATCCCGTTATCAACGGTCTTCGAATTCTCCAAGACAGATTCAAGACCGCCTCACCACACTACACTACGTCGGAGTATGCGCCTTCACACTGGACGGAGTGAAGGTGGCGCCCAGGCATGGAATGCCCGCGGCCCAACGGCCAGAACTGGTGCAATGCCGATGGCCCTCTATGGACAAAGTGGGGACGGGTACAATACACTGTAAGGATATTGTACAAATATAGTGTGAGAAGTCTCTTTACGCAATTACTTGTTACATTGACAATTCCTTTCGGGAAATTCTGCATCGTTTGCGATTTATAACATCTCCCTGGGCGAAGGCTGGTCTGCCAACTCTAAGGAATTCCATATTTAAAGCTGATCTGGTCCTTAAATAACTGAAAGCTTGCTGCTACATGTATCATCGCTTGAAAATTTATCATATTCATTCGGATTCCAGCTTTGGTCGTTTCAGGTGTATTTGAACACCACTTCAGCTTTAACAGTATGGTGCATATTATGATCCCTTCCTAAATATATTGTAGTGGTTTGTGTGTAAGCTCATGTATGgtaatattttgaaaaagaagaaaattatATTAGTAAAATACTATTATTGTTGTCCTTTTTTATTGTGTAAACTACTCAGTTTTGAAAAATGCTGGGAAACCATCATGGTTATCCAGGTTTATTATATGAAATGAAACGCTCAGTGCAAGaacataatagagaggttacgTTTCTGAAAGCAAACGTCAAACCCGAACGGTATAGACGTCATTCTCGTCGATTCTGGAGTTGACCGAGGGGTTACCTGCGAATTAACGATGGTGGTGTAATCGGACCTGGAATTGCCTCATTTGGCGGAACCTGTTGAATTCTTTCTACTGTTATCCCTAGAAGTCCTACGAGAGTTTGTGTTGCTATTCGGCGGGGAAATCACAGATTTTTCGCGCTTCATGGAATCAAGCACTATTCTCGCCTTCTGCCAATTATTTGAAATCCCTCGGCGTTGTCCATTCGCACTGCCTCTTTCCCcatttcgatttgacctaatcTTCGTAAGCCGTTCCTTGAACAGTTTTTCGCACTTTGTAATATGTGTGTCTTGAATTTCTAATTCTAACTGAATCAGCTCCTCCCCTGCTAATTTTTTTATCTCTTTCGTCAGCAAAGTTTCAATACAAATGTTCAACAGTTTCTTcttcaagaaataactgtaGGCATCATTGATAGCTTTCCGAGTGCTACACGTCATCACGACGTCAACGCCGTCCTTCTTCAGATCGAGGCGGGCGAACTTCAAACCAGGGATCGAGGTTAATGTATTCATTTTATCGATTGCATCATTCATGACGTCATCGCGCGTGACCGTTTTGTAATACTTCCTTGCATTTGCCTCTCTGTATCCTGACTCTGAAAGGCTCTGCAGGAGGGAACTTGTTGGAATGTCAGTGTCAATGCTTGCCGTCAAGTTGGCGCAGACTTCCACAGTAACCATCGCTGAAAAACGGTGCAGTCAGTTTTGAATTACTGTAgcgtttttatttttgtgatttaagAATATTTTTGGGTTTCAATATGGCTACCGGATGGGACTGTCAAATTGCGGAATATGCCGGGAATATCGAAGTATATGCATGAGGTACGGGTAGTCATATCTACATCTATCTTCCTCTTCTGTTAGGGGAAGGGAAAAGACCGCTTCAACAGTGTCCGGAGTGTACATTTAGGCTACTTACTTGTTTTCTCACGTTTGGGCTTCTCCGGTGTCTCTTCGCTGACTGTTTCACTCTCTTCTGAAACAGGACACGACGTCAGAATATGAGTAATTACAAAGAGAATAAGAAAACTTCGAATACAAAGGTCAtgcagtctttcaaataaagaataCTCTGGTACATGAGCGAGAGTTATTCCAGATGTCTGAGCGACGCGATCGCAGGCGCGCCATCTGTCGTAGCGGCCTCACAGAGAATTACGGTGATGACGCTACAAAAAAGAGGTCAAAGTTGGCCTCTTATTTCCTCTCCCTTATTCTCGACTCTACTAATTTCTGATTCTTCATTACTTATTCCCAATCTTCGGATGTTTATAGCTGGGGTCAGTATCGCCCTTTGTTCCCATTAGTTGACTTCGCCCAAATCATATGTTGATGGAATAGTGAGTGACTAAGCCGTTGCATTGAGAATTGGGTATAGGCAAAACGAGAGGCAAATAACTTGAGAATCGGGAATAAAAAATCAGATATTAGAACCCAACTCCTGGCTGGTAGTATCCTTTTGGTACCGGTACATCCTGTCATTTCTTACTTACTTTCTTCTTCCGGTTCCTCAGACATATCTTTTCCCTCTTCCTGTAGCGCAGGCGCGGTGAACGTTTCCTCTGGAGGTGGAACGCCATCCTCAAAGTCGTCGATATGAAGAGAATACCTCACGTAGTGTATTCCTTGATCTTGTAAGAGATTCTCCCGTCCAAACACCTTCTGACAAGCCCGGAGAAGTTCACCACTTTTATACATCGCCTTCAATTCTTGATAACACGCGTCACCATGACAACTCATGCTGATGATGACACTCCCAACCACTAGGTGGTGCACGAAGAAGTTCTTCAATTTGACGATCTCCTCAAGTGCCCGGATGTTGTCCTCTGCTTGTTTTACGATTGTTTTGTATAAATGTGCGCACATGTCCTTGAAAAGGTCAGTAAAGTTAGGAGGAATTCCACCTTCGGGAATAAGCTGGTCCACCCGCAGATGGCCGGTCACGACACCTGGAAAAAAGGCAGACATCGATGAGGGTCGAAattattttccatgttttgccAATCGTGGcgctgattcaaagtcctcaaacgAGTATTTCATATTTTAGGAACTAGCCCAAATTTTGCACTGACACGTGCATGTTGAAATGTAAAGAAAGCTGGCGAAAACCTCGGCAAATACTATATTTTTGTCTATGAGGGCCCCTTCAAAGCCTCCCAGTGTGGCTGTAAAAGAAGCTTTtatgtaaagaaaaaaatatactGGTATAAAAggggcagttcagctttaattttttggtcaaaatgaTTTAAAGTTGAATTGTCTCCTATTAGTAACCGATGGGGTGTTTTACTCCAGCAATTGGATGCGTATAAAAGTTCTAAGTCGTGTTATAGATGCTTTCTGCCCATTGGCTAATCGATCCATCAACAGGTATAATACTAGAATAAAAATGAGCCTTATGGCGACTCCTAAAATCcttttaaacgactcctaaaatcctggctgttcgaggaagcatttcttggtggggaggtagcgccttgagcaggtttacctggagtt comes from Lineus longissimus chromosome 15, tnLinLong1.2, whole genome shotgun sequence and encodes:
- the LOC135499680 gene encoding uncharacterized protein LOC135499680; this encodes MVDPGMNSGVADIHVVDDIEKVFSVLSSELVGLSTEWKFLMRRLDLTNEDLVEIDTKYKTDGPREVIYQCMLRWHSRVGEAASVVKLVRALRQERLHRVADLIKTYTVRIPCTRCPIGGHDPSCYQATPTQITRQKTKIKIKTKQKFPSKFPKLPKIYSPNSSIGSLNSSRRSSGGSISSRSSTKKMTKRRPRTMSCDSTTSITSSNPSDDVENGSEDEKEDVTEPKTEILEHVEEQPAPLPPTPSPEVQEAVPTETPKLKPVKETPAKKVEKQVLQERVVTGHLRVDQLIPEGGIPPNFTDLFKDMCAHLYKTIVKQAEDNIRALEEIVKLKNFFVHHLVVGSVIISMSCHGDACYQELKAMYKSGELLRACQKVFGRENLLQDQGIHYVRYSLHIDDFEDGVPPPEETFTAPALQEEGKDMSEEPEEEKESETVSEETPEKPKREKTTMVTVEVCANLTASIDTDIPTSSLLQSLSESGYREANARKYYKTVTRDDVMNDAIDKMNTLTSIPGLKFARLDLKKDGVDVVMTCSTRKAINDAYSYFLKKKLLNICIETLLTKEIKKLAGEELIQLELEIQDTHITKCEKLFKERLTKIRSNRNGERGSANGQRRGISNNWQKARIVLDSMKREKSVISPPNSNTNSRRTSRDNSRKNSTGSAK